Proteins encoded within one genomic window of Amorphoplanes friuliensis DSM 7358:
- a CDS encoding diguanylate cyclase, protein MLYRSERTRVLRVAGANGRTVVRKEYAGADAVIRARREADVLDRLAGTPGVVQRAGPAEPGVLLLQDCGDTTLASAVRAPGLHELGRRLAEVVASVHAAGVVHKDINPANVMLVDGAPVLIDFELATTAAEERPGFTHESMIAGTLAYLAPEQTGRTGRAVDHRSDLYALGATLYELATGQPPFGRHDPLRLIHDHLARVPEPAAAIEPATPPALSAVIARLLEKEPDRRYQSAEGLAYDLARAGGDLITLGERDFAARLAPPSRLVGRDSECDRLREIFAQAACGGSGAVLVSGPPGVGKSSLIDELRPPVTAAGGWLISGKFDQYRADARNAVTQALQGLGRLLLAEPEESLAELRDRLRSRTGADASQLVAMVPEFGALLGVEAAAPPDDRAEGQARLFAAGLGALRAVVSAERPVVMIIDDLQWAAATPVAFVEKLVEERVPGLLVVGAYREADLDPAHPFARLLDRWSRGPDGPATLRLANLPPGDIAALLAEMLRLPADRAAQLADAVGAHTAGNPFDTVEFVNALRRDGLLVAEDGGWNWDAAAVRTYVGDGDVVHLLAARIARLPRPARQLVKVMACLGAEVELPVLLTAYPVPDEWLGGRLEPALRDGLITTDDAVVRFRHDRVQQAAHDSLGTTGRRLLHLVLARRLRAAGESSLAAQQYLAAYPVVQDRDERLEVARLLATTAAGLKVVNQVTAERYLAGALALAGDDDQELRSAVLIDRHRTLCDLGRLAEADGLYREIVQRPDPLDLATATPAQITGLTVRGRPREAVDLGLAVLRLLGLDVPAPETIEAEVDRGLEELRDWAAGADRRSDAARAELSDPHMIAAAAIILRMMPPSFFGAQTTMSWLVVTAQRVWHDHGPSPQLIGSLGHAGIAAIVARSDYRTGYETLRHVTAVGEARGWAPETAVGRFLASVSTTHWFEPVENAVSLARQAREELLRSGDLQFAVATFHTSVPSSIDCAPDLVSYAAEVTAGVALAARSGNEQAAATTYQFRHLVSVLQGQPVSPGFDATAYERGRSTNPMAVAYEHTTRALAAAIFGDRSGLREHSAAAAGLSTYIGASYSTSTVHLLLALADGPEQHRRTARDWLAARAADAPDNFRHLVHFADAELAWTAGDHHAALRAFDAALNDLGNRCRPWHRALITERAALLHLQEGREFHGRRLLADAHDLYGTWGATAKLRALERAHPFLRTVTPSRTSVNVGHTTTLAAQDVDLMAILTASRALSSETRLDRLRDRVTDILGTLTGASHIRMLVREGTEWVLPAETSLPLTAVRYVQRTREPLLVADAARDDRFARDPYLAGLEFCSLLVIPVLIQGTPLAILVLENRLARAAFTADRLDAVLLIAGQLAVSIENARVYASLEATVAERTEELHRANEQLQILSSTDALTGLANRRQLDTRLATAWHDGAERHEPLSIAMIDVDHFKLYNDRYGHPAGDACLRRVAAALTGVIRTSDLVARYGGEEFALILPGADPATALAIAERARSAVLALTEPHAAAPAGLVTVSIGVASIVPGPDSGPQLLVDSADAELYQAKQHGRNRVMSDAL, encoded by the coding sequence TTGCTCTACCGCAGCGAGCGGACTCGCGTGCTGCGGGTGGCAGGCGCGAACGGCCGGACCGTCGTCCGCAAGGAGTACGCCGGAGCCGACGCGGTGATCCGCGCCCGGCGTGAGGCCGACGTGCTCGATCGTCTCGCGGGCACCCCGGGTGTGGTGCAGCGGGCCGGCCCCGCCGAGCCCGGCGTGCTGCTGCTCCAGGACTGCGGCGACACCACTCTGGCCTCCGCGGTCCGGGCACCCGGACTGCACGAGCTGGGGCGGCGCCTGGCCGAGGTCGTGGCCTCGGTCCACGCGGCCGGCGTGGTCCACAAGGACATCAACCCGGCCAACGTGATGCTCGTGGACGGCGCACCGGTCCTGATCGACTTCGAGCTGGCCACCACCGCGGCCGAGGAACGACCCGGCTTCACCCACGAGAGCATGATCGCCGGCACGCTGGCCTACCTCGCGCCGGAGCAGACCGGGCGGACCGGCCGGGCGGTCGACCACCGCAGTGACCTCTACGCGCTGGGTGCGACCCTTTACGAGCTGGCCACCGGGCAGCCGCCGTTCGGCCGCCACGACCCGCTGCGCCTGATCCACGATCACCTGGCCCGGGTTCCCGAGCCGGCCGCCGCGATCGAACCGGCGACACCACCGGCGCTCTCCGCCGTCATCGCCCGGCTGCTGGAGAAGGAACCGGACCGGCGTTACCAGAGCGCCGAAGGTCTCGCGTACGACCTCGCGCGGGCCGGCGGCGACCTGATCACGCTGGGGGAGAGGGACTTCGCCGCCCGCCTGGCGCCGCCGTCGCGGCTGGTCGGACGGGACAGCGAGTGCGACCGTCTGCGCGAGATCTTCGCGCAGGCCGCCTGCGGTGGCAGTGGGGCCGTGCTGGTCTCCGGCCCACCCGGTGTGGGCAAGAGCAGCCTCATCGACGAGCTGCGACCGCCCGTGACCGCAGCCGGCGGCTGGCTGATCAGCGGCAAGTTCGACCAGTACCGTGCGGACGCCCGCAACGCTGTCACGCAGGCGCTGCAGGGCCTGGGCCGGTTGCTGCTGGCCGAGCCTGAGGAGTCGCTCGCCGAGCTGCGCGACCGCCTGAGAAGCCGCACGGGCGCGGACGCCTCACAGCTCGTCGCGATGGTTCCCGAGTTCGGGGCGCTGCTCGGTGTGGAGGCGGCGGCACCGCCGGACGACCGCGCCGAGGGCCAGGCCCGGTTGTTCGCGGCCGGGCTCGGGGCGTTGCGGGCCGTCGTCTCGGCCGAACGACCGGTCGTCATGATCATCGACGACCTCCAGTGGGCCGCTGCCACCCCGGTCGCCTTTGTCGAGAAGCTCGTCGAGGAGCGTGTGCCCGGGCTGCTCGTCGTCGGGGCGTACCGGGAGGCTGATCTTGATCCGGCCCATCCTTTCGCGCGGCTGCTCGACCGGTGGTCCCGGGGGCCGGACGGGCCGGCGACGCTGAGGCTGGCTAACCTGCCGCCCGGCGACATCGCGGCCCTGCTCGCCGAGATGCTGCGACTCCCGGCGGACCGGGCCGCGCAGCTGGCGGACGCGGTCGGCGCGCACACCGCCGGCAACCCGTTCGACACGGTCGAGTTCGTCAACGCGCTGCGCCGCGACGGTCTGCTGGTCGCCGAGGACGGCGGGTGGAACTGGGACGCCGCGGCTGTGCGTACCTATGTGGGTGACGGTGACGTCGTGCACCTGCTGGCGGCCCGGATCGCGCGGTTGCCCCGTCCGGCACGGCAGCTGGTCAAGGTGATGGCCTGTCTCGGCGCCGAGGTCGAGCTCCCGGTGCTGCTCACCGCGTACCCGGTGCCTGACGAATGGCTCGGAGGCCGTCTGGAACCGGCCCTGCGGGACGGGCTGATCACGACCGACGACGCCGTGGTGCGGTTCCGGCACGACCGCGTGCAGCAGGCCGCGCACGACAGCCTCGGGACGACCGGGCGCCGGCTCCTGCACCTCGTGCTCGCCCGCCGGCTGCGGGCGGCGGGGGAGAGCTCACTCGCGGCGCAGCAGTATCTGGCCGCGTACCCGGTGGTCCAGGACCGGGACGAACGGCTGGAGGTCGCCCGGTTGCTGGCCACGACGGCGGCCGGGCTCAAGGTCGTCAACCAGGTGACGGCGGAGCGCTATCTCGCGGGCGCGCTCGCCCTGGCCGGCGACGATGATCAGGAGCTGCGGTCGGCCGTGCTGATCGACCGGCACCGGACACTGTGCGACCTCGGGCGGCTCGCCGAGGCCGACGGGCTCTACCGCGAGATCGTGCAGCGCCCGGACCCGCTCGACCTCGCCACGGCGACACCCGCGCAGATCACCGGCCTCACCGTACGCGGACGCCCGCGCGAGGCCGTCGACCTGGGCCTGGCCGTGCTGCGCCTGCTCGGCCTCGACGTCCCGGCCCCGGAGACGATCGAGGCCGAGGTGGACCGTGGCCTCGAAGAACTCCGCGACTGGGCAGCAGGCGCCGACAGGCGATCGGACGCCGCCCGCGCCGAGCTCAGCGACCCGCACATGATCGCGGCCGCGGCGATCATCCTGAGGATGATGCCCCCGTCGTTCTTCGGCGCCCAGACGACGATGAGCTGGCTGGTGGTCACCGCGCAGCGCGTCTGGCACGACCACGGCCCGAGTCCGCAGCTCATCGGCTCACTCGGGCACGCCGGCATCGCGGCGATCGTGGCCCGGTCGGATTACCGGACCGGCTACGAGACGCTGCGGCACGTCACTGCGGTCGGCGAGGCCCGTGGCTGGGCGCCGGAGACCGCGGTGGGCCGGTTCCTCGCCTCGGTCAGCACCACCCACTGGTTCGAGCCGGTCGAGAACGCCGTCAGCCTCGCCCGCCAGGCCCGCGAGGAGCTCCTGCGCTCCGGTGACCTGCAGTTCGCGGTGGCCACCTTCCACACCTCGGTGCCGTCGTCGATCGACTGCGCACCCGACCTCGTGTCCTACGCCGCCGAGGTCACGGCGGGCGTCGCGCTGGCCGCCCGCAGCGGCAACGAGCAGGCGGCGGCCACGACCTACCAGTTCCGTCACCTGGTCAGCGTCCTGCAGGGCCAACCGGTGTCTCCGGGCTTCGACGCGACCGCCTACGAGCGGGGCAGGAGCACCAATCCCATGGCGGTGGCGTACGAGCACACCACCCGGGCCCTGGCCGCGGCGATCTTCGGCGACCGCTCCGGCCTGCGCGAACACTCGGCGGCCGCGGCCGGCCTGAGCACCTACATCGGAGCGAGCTACTCCACCTCCACCGTGCACCTGCTGCTCGCCCTGGCCGACGGCCCCGAGCAGCACCGCCGTACCGCCCGCGACTGGCTTGCCGCACGGGCCGCGGACGCGCCGGACAACTTCCGCCACCTGGTCCACTTCGCCGACGCCGAGCTGGCCTGGACCGCCGGTGACCACCACGCCGCGTTGCGGGCCTTCGACGCCGCGCTGAACGACCTGGGCAACCGCTGCCGTCCCTGGCACCGCGCACTGATCACCGAGCGCGCCGCCCTGCTGCACCTGCAGGAGGGCCGGGAATTCCACGGCCGCCGCCTGCTCGCCGACGCCCACGACCTCTACGGCACCTGGGGCGCCACCGCCAAACTGCGGGCTCTCGAGCGTGCCCACCCGTTCCTGCGGACCGTCACCCCGTCGCGGACCAGCGTGAACGTCGGCCACACCACCACGCTGGCGGCGCAGGACGTGGACCTGATGGCGATCCTGACCGCGTCCCGGGCGCTCAGCTCCGAGACCCGGCTCGATCGTCTGCGCGACCGCGTCACCGACATCCTCGGTACGCTCACCGGCGCCAGCCACATCCGCATGCTCGTGCGCGAAGGCACCGAATGGGTCCTGCCGGCCGAGACGTCACTGCCGCTGACCGCCGTCCGGTACGTACAGCGCACCCGCGAGCCGTTGCTGGTCGCCGATGCCGCCCGGGACGACCGCTTCGCCCGTGACCCGTACCTGGCGGGCCTGGAATTCTGTTCTCTGCTGGTCATCCCGGTGCTGATCCAGGGCACACCGCTGGCGATCCTCGTCCTGGAGAACAGGCTGGCCCGGGCCGCCTTCACCGCCGACCGCCTCGACGCCGTCCTGCTGATCGCCGGCCAGCTCGCCGTCTCGATCGAGAACGCGCGGGTCTACGCCTCGCTGGAAGCCACCGTCGCCGAACGCACCGAGGAACTGCACCGCGCCAACGAGCAACTCCAGATCCTGAGCAGCACCGACGCCCTCACCGGCCTGGCGAACCGCCGCCAGCTCGACACCCGCCTGGCCACTGCCTGGCACGACGGCGCCGAACGCCACGAACCGCTGTCCATTGCCATGATCGACGTGGACCACTTCAAGCTCTACAACGACCGCTACGGCCACCCGGCCGGCGACGCCTGCCTGCGCCGGGTCGCCGCGGCCCTCACCGGCGTGATCCGCACCAGCGACCTGGTCGCCCGCTACGGCGGCGAGGAGTTCGCCCTGATCCTCCCGGGCGCCGACCCCGCCACAGCCCTGGCCATCGCCGAACGCGCCCGCTCAGCGGTCCTCGCCCTCACCGAACCCCACGCCGCCGCCCCCGCCGGCCTGGTCACGGTCAGCATCGGCGTCGCCAGCATCGTCCCCGGCCCGGACAGCGGCCCGCAGCTCCTGGTCGACTCCGCGGACGCCGAGCTCTACCAGGCCAAACAACACGGCCGCAACCGAGTCATGTCCGATGCGTTGTAG
- a CDS encoding glycoside hydrolase family 97 protein, with translation MLRCALASLLSAAVVVVTPAPASAATTWTVTGPSTGSPTAAQVTLNDNGTLSFGVSSQGRAVLSPSAIGIETSTADLTRNLTFTGRSDRTVTEAYTMTTGKQRSRSTVYSETTLSFTGTGGARLDVVVRASDTGAAYRYVLPGSGSVTVRREATSWTVPASSNAWLLPAHPEDQGYPVQTTAGAAASGTFRVPALFESGGAFALVAETNLDGRYAAASLTHSSGSGTYGTVLDGAITTTLPLATPWRTAAVGSLASVTQSTLVDDLSAPSRIANPSWVRPDTVAWSWLTEHASPSSESRQRQYIDFAARNGWGYVLIDEGWQESWAPGVIAYAKSRGVQVILWFNSSGLWTAAQRETWLPRIKSWGAAGIKVDFSYEFTQPTLQWYDAILARTAELQIMINFHGSATPRGMQRTWPHVLTAEAVHGAEQYLRAAKNTILPFNRNVIASMDYTPVIFSPFNRDTTPAHELATAIVFESGWQHLGDNPESYESRPEALRILNQLPTTWDESRLLGGRPGQDAYFARRNAGRWYLGGISAQSARTYATPLSFLGSGQWLLETVRDGSNSSLVRETSVVTSTSTLSVAMLERGGFASVACPYTAGLTTCGTPISVLRGQASGRCVDVPFSTEVNRTRVELFDCHGSANQTWTATAARELKVYGTKCLDVDGGGTADGTPVTIFDCTGGTNQQWNVTTDGAVVSVASGKCLDAVGAATANGTQLQIWPCTGGGNQRWSRS, from the coding sequence ATGCTGCGCTGCGCTCTGGCCTCGCTGCTGTCGGCGGCGGTTGTGGTCGTCACTCCCGCACCCGCGTCCGCGGCGACTACCTGGACGGTCACCGGCCCGTCCACCGGTTCGCCGACCGCGGCCCAGGTGACCCTGAACGACAACGGCACCCTGTCGTTCGGGGTGTCGAGCCAGGGCCGTGCCGTGCTGTCACCCTCGGCCATCGGCATCGAGACCAGCACCGCCGATCTGACCCGCAACCTCACCTTCACGGGCCGGTCCGACCGTACGGTCACCGAGGCGTACACGATGACCACCGGCAAGCAGCGCAGCCGCTCGACGGTCTACAGCGAGACCACACTGTCGTTCACCGGCACCGGCGGGGCCCGGCTGGACGTCGTGGTGCGGGCCTCCGACACAGGGGCCGCCTACCGGTACGTGCTGCCCGGCAGCGGATCGGTCACGGTACGCCGCGAGGCGACGTCGTGGACCGTGCCGGCGTCCTCGAACGCCTGGCTGCTCCCGGCCCACCCGGAGGACCAGGGTTACCCGGTGCAGACGACCGCCGGAGCCGCGGCGAGCGGCACCTTCCGGGTGCCGGCACTGTTCGAGTCCGGCGGGGCCTTCGCGCTGGTCGCCGAGACGAACCTCGACGGGCGGTACGCCGCGGCCAGCCTGACCCACTCGTCCGGGTCGGGCACGTACGGCACCGTGCTGGACGGGGCGATCACCACGACGCTGCCGCTGGCGACGCCGTGGCGTACCGCGGCGGTCGGCAGTCTCGCCTCGGTCACGCAGTCGACGCTGGTCGACGACCTCTCCGCGCCGTCACGGATCGCGAACCCGTCCTGGGTGCGGCCCGACACCGTGGCCTGGTCCTGGCTGACCGAGCACGCCAGCCCGTCCAGCGAGAGCCGGCAACGGCAGTACATCGACTTCGCCGCCCGCAACGGCTGGGGGTACGTGCTCATCGACGAGGGCTGGCAGGAGAGCTGGGCCCCCGGCGTGATCGCCTACGCGAAGTCGCGCGGTGTGCAGGTGATCCTGTGGTTCAACTCCAGCGGTCTGTGGACCGCGGCGCAACGCGAGACCTGGTTGCCGCGGATCAAGAGCTGGGGTGCGGCCGGCATCAAGGTCGACTTCAGCTACGAGTTCACCCAGCCGACCCTGCAGTGGTACGACGCGATCCTGGCCCGGACCGCCGAGCTGCAAATCATGATCAACTTTCACGGCTCGGCCACACCGCGCGGCATGCAGCGCACCTGGCCGCACGTGCTGACGGCCGAAGCGGTCCACGGCGCCGAGCAGTACCTGCGCGCGGCGAAGAACACGATCCTGCCGTTCAACCGCAACGTCATCGCGAGCATGGACTACACCCCGGTCATCTTCAGCCCGTTCAACCGCGACACCACCCCGGCGCACGAGCTCGCCACCGCGATCGTCTTCGAGTCCGGGTGGCAGCACCTCGGTGACAACCCGGAGAGCTACGAGTCGCGGCCCGAGGCGCTGCGCATCCTCAACCAGCTGCCGACCACCTGGGACGAGAGCAGGCTGCTCGGCGGCCGGCCCGGCCAGGACGCGTACTTCGCCCGCCGTAACGCCGGCCGGTGGTACCTCGGCGGCATCTCCGCCCAGTCCGCCCGGACCTACGCGACCCCGCTGAGTTTCCTGGGCAGCGGTCAGTGGCTGCTGGAGACCGTCCGTGACGGATCGAACTCCTCTCTGGTACGCGAGACCAGCGTCGTCACCAGCACCTCCACCCTGTCCGTGGCGATGCTGGAACGCGGCGGCTTCGCCTCGGTCGCCTGCCCGTACACGGCCGGTCTGACCACCTGCGGGACGCCGATCAGTGTCCTGCGCGGTCAGGCCTCCGGACGCTGCGTCGACGTGCCGTTCAGCACCGAGGTCAACCGCACCCGGGTCGAGCTGTTCGACTGCCACGGCAGCGCGAACCAGACCTGGACGGCGACGGCCGCGCGGGAGTTGAAGGTCTACGGCACCAAATGCCTGGACGTCGACGGCGGCGGCACGGCGGACGGGACGCCGGTGACCATCTTCGACTGCACCGGCGGCACCAATCAGCAGTGGAACGTCACCACCGACGGCGCCGTGGTGAGCGTGGCCTCCGGCAAGTGCCTGGACGCGGTCGGCGCCGCGACGGCCAACGGCACCCAGCTGCAGATCTGGCCCTGCACCGGCGGCGGCAACCAGCGGTGGTCGCGCTCCTGA
- a CDS encoding PQQ-dependent sugar dehydrogenase: MLTRVRALVAGAAVVVVAAGAVVAGTVQASAAAGSTVVGVASGRCLDVVGNRAEPQTGINIYDCNGQANQAWQLTAAGELRVFDGALCLDVVGQDTSAPAAVQTYACTGGANQRWRVGTDGTVVGVQSGLCLDVTGGATANSTPVGLWTCNGQSHQKWTTALGSADTTAPTVPGNARVSDLVCDSVTFAWDASTDAVGVAFYDVYHDGQLMKSVSGTTLSTSLTVVGGVTWGLYVNARDAAGNVSQASRTVPITPPQCQEDTQPPSAPARLTGAVSGTTVTLNWDASSDNIGVRAYDIYRGGAKIGAVTGTASAPPATGFIDSGLSGTVRYEYFVVARDAQANVSARSNTVAVTTGSSCTNPVCEVRQVGADTDIPWGLVTLPDGSILYNRRDAHDIVRLDPATGARSTVGTVPDVQSTDGEGGLTGLAISASFASDRWLYIMHTSATDNRIVRIKMVDDRLDLASKQVLVSGILRNKFHDGGRLRFGPDGKLYASTGDAQNGDNAQNRASLNGKVLRLNPDGSVPSDNPFGNYVWSYGHRNPQGLAFDSQGRLWEQEFGNAIMDETNLITKGGNYGWPACEGTSGTCNTAGFLAPKRTYPTSDGSCAGIAVVRDVLYIACERGERMYRAVISGTELTGVQAYFTGIYGRLRTVEPAPDGGLWLTTSNGGDKDSIPNNTDAKILHVTLNG; encoded by the coding sequence ATGCTCACACGGGTCAGGGCGCTGGTTGCCGGAGCCGCAGTGGTTGTGGTGGCGGCCGGGGCGGTGGTGGCAGGGACGGTGCAGGCTTCCGCGGCCGCGGGGTCGACAGTGGTCGGTGTCGCCTCGGGGCGGTGCCTGGATGTTGTCGGTAACCGGGCGGAACCGCAGACCGGCATCAATATCTACGACTGCAACGGACAGGCCAATCAGGCCTGGCAGTTAACCGCCGCCGGTGAGCTGCGGGTCTTCGACGGCGCCCTGTGTCTCGACGTGGTCGGGCAGGACACCAGCGCGCCGGCCGCCGTGCAGACCTACGCCTGCACCGGCGGGGCCAACCAGCGCTGGCGGGTCGGCACCGACGGGACCGTTGTCGGGGTTCAGTCCGGGCTGTGCCTGGACGTGACCGGTGGCGCGACGGCCAACAGCACCCCTGTGGGCTTGTGGACGTGCAACGGGCAGAGCCACCAGAAGTGGACGACGGCGCTGGGCAGTGCCGACACCACCGCGCCGACGGTGCCGGGGAACGCGCGGGTCAGCGACCTGGTCTGCGATTCGGTGACCTTCGCCTGGGACGCGTCGACCGACGCGGTCGGGGTGGCGTTCTACGACGTCTATCACGACGGTCAGCTGATGAAGTCGGTGAGCGGCACGACGCTGTCCACCAGCCTGACAGTCGTCGGTGGTGTCACCTGGGGCCTGTACGTCAACGCCCGCGACGCCGCCGGCAACGTCTCGCAAGCGAGCCGGACCGTGCCGATCACCCCGCCGCAGTGCCAGGAGGACACCCAGCCGCCGAGTGCACCGGCCCGGCTGACCGGTGCGGTGAGCGGCACGACCGTCACGCTGAACTGGGACGCTTCCAGCGACAACATCGGTGTGCGGGCCTACGACATCTACCGCGGCGGCGCCAAGATCGGCGCGGTCACCGGCACGGCGTCCGCGCCTCCGGCCACCGGGTTCATCGACAGCGGCCTTTCGGGCACCGTCCGGTACGAATACTTCGTGGTGGCCCGTGACGCCCAGGCGAACGTCTCCGCCCGCAGCAACACGGTGGCGGTGACAACCGGGTCGAGCTGCACCAACCCGGTGTGCGAGGTGAGGCAGGTCGGCGCCGACACCGACATCCCGTGGGGTCTGGTCACCCTGCCCGACGGCTCGATCCTCTACAACCGCCGCGACGCGCACGACATCGTCCGCCTCGACCCGGCCACCGGGGCCAGGTCGACGGTCGGGACCGTGCCCGACGTGCAGAGCACCGACGGCGAGGGCGGCCTGACGGGTCTGGCGATCTCGGCGTCGTTCGCGAGTGATCGCTGGCTCTACATCATGCACACCTCGGCGACCGACAACCGCATCGTACGGATCAAAATGGTCGATGATCGCCTGGACCTCGCCAGCAAGCAGGTCCTGGTCAGCGGCATCCTGCGCAACAAGTTCCACGACGGCGGCCGGTTGCGTTTCGGCCCCGACGGCAAGCTGTACGCGAGCACGGGCGACGCGCAGAACGGTGACAACGCGCAGAACAGGGCGAGCCTCAACGGCAAGGTGCTGCGGCTGAACCCCGACGGGAGTGTTCCGTCCGACAACCCGTTCGGCAACTACGTGTGGAGTTACGGCCACCGCAATCCGCAAGGGCTGGCCTTCGACTCGCAGGGGCGGCTCTGGGAGCAGGAGTTCGGCAACGCGATCATGGACGAGACCAACCTGATCACCAAGGGCGGCAACTACGGCTGGCCCGCGTGTGAGGGCACCTCGGGCACGTGCAACACGGCCGGTTTCCTGGCTCCGAAGAGGACCTACCCGACCTCGGACGGTTCGTGTGCGGGCATCGCCGTGGTGCGCGACGTGCTCTACATCGCCTGTGAGCGGGGTGAGCGCATGTACCGCGCGGTCATCAGCGGGACCGAGCTGACCGGCGTGCAGGCGTACTTCACCGGGATCTACGGGCGGCTGCGCACCGTGGAACCGGCCCCGGACGGTGGGCTGTGGCTGACCACCAGCAACGGCGGCGACAAGGACAGCATCCCGAACAACACCGACGCCAAGATCCTGCACGTCACCCTGAACGGCTGA
- a CDS encoding HAMP domain-containing sensor histidine kinase, whose protein sequence is MRAPSPARRILVLCVIVLVGAQFVPDAAEFLRELWREFGPSWCAVPDLRAPGTDTSFVCAQVFRRPSLVTIGTRGLILLIFLAACLPLVRWCLRPLRELTPVIANVGPQNLGHRLRPGPGGDELAVLGRTIDEMMDRIAVGYEAQRRFAADAAHELRTPLAVQRILIEVGMAGTLTEDQLTLLTAQLLETNERNERLIEGLLVLSESDRGLLSRTPLRLDLITAEVLDAHRSLAAAAGITITSALLPRVVMGEQALLERLVTNLVQNAVKYNRPDGTLDVRVGDDPALIVENTGDEVPADKISGLFEPFRRLSGTRIDHSGGAGLGLAIARSITRAHDGIIAASPHGKDGLHVQVSFPAPDEAAGPATRS, encoded by the coding sequence ATGAGGGCCCCCTCGCCGGCGCGGCGGATCCTGGTGCTCTGCGTGATCGTCCTCGTCGGCGCGCAGTTCGTGCCGGACGCGGCGGAGTTCCTGCGCGAGCTGTGGCGGGAGTTCGGCCCGTCCTGGTGCGCGGTGCCCGACCTGCGGGCGCCCGGCACCGACACCTCCTTCGTCTGCGCGCAGGTCTTCCGGCGGCCCAGCCTGGTGACGATCGGCACGCGCGGGCTCATCCTGCTGATCTTCCTGGCCGCGTGCCTGCCGCTGGTCCGGTGGTGCCTGCGGCCGCTGCGGGAGCTGACCCCGGTGATCGCCAACGTCGGCCCTCAGAACCTCGGCCACCGTCTGCGCCCCGGCCCCGGCGGTGACGAGCTGGCCGTGCTCGGCCGCACCATCGACGAGATGATGGACCGCATCGCGGTGGGTTACGAGGCCCAGCGCCGGTTCGCCGCCGACGCCGCCCACGAGTTGCGGACACCCCTGGCGGTGCAGCGCATCCTGATCGAGGTCGGCATGGCCGGCACCCTCACCGAGGACCAGCTCACCCTGCTCACCGCGCAACTGCTGGAGACCAACGAACGCAACGAGCGGCTCATCGAAGGCCTGCTCGTGCTCAGCGAGAGCGACCGTGGTCTGCTGTCGCGAACGCCGCTGCGGCTCGACCTCATCACGGCGGAGGTCCTCGACGCCCACCGCTCGCTGGCCGCTGCGGCCGGCATCACGATCACCAGCGCGCTGCTGCCGCGGGTGGTCATGGGCGAGCAGGCGCTGCTCGAACGCCTGGTCACCAACCTCGTGCAGAACGCCGTGAAGTACAACCGCCCGGACGGCACACTGGACGTCCGGGTCGGCGACGACCCGGCTCTGATCGTCGAGAACACCGGCGACGAGGTCCCGGCCGACAAGATCTCCGGCCTCTTCGAACCGTTCCGCCGCCTGTCCGGCACCCGCATCGACCACAGCGGCGGCGCGGGCCTGGGCCTGGCCATCGCCCGCTCGATCACCCGCGCCCACGACGGCATCATCGCGGCCTCCCCCCACGGCAAGGACGGCCTGCACGTCCAGGTCTCCTTCCCCGCCCCGGACGAGGCGGCCGGCCCGGCCACCCGGTCCTGA
- a CDS encoding response regulator transcription factor — translation MRVLVAEDERVLADMVAKGLRRLSMAVDVVYDGESALEKLGINRYDVAVLDRDMPGRTGDEVCRHIAGSGSGTRVLMLTAAAGIRERVEGLGLGADDYLTKPFAFAELVARLQALSRRSVAALPPVLEQDGIVLDVTRHTASRDGLALSLSPKEYAVLHVLLRAEGRVVSAEDLLEQAWDENTDPFTNTVRTTVMTLRRKLGDPPVLHTVARIGYRLGE, via the coding sequence GTGCGAGTGCTGGTGGCTGAGGACGAGCGCGTCCTGGCCGACATGGTCGCCAAAGGGCTGCGCCGGCTGTCGATGGCCGTCGACGTCGTCTACGACGGCGAGAGTGCCCTGGAGAAGCTCGGCATCAACCGCTACGACGTGGCCGTCCTCGACCGTGACATGCCCGGCCGGACCGGCGACGAGGTGTGCCGGCACATCGCGGGCTCCGGCTCCGGTACGCGGGTGCTGATGCTGACCGCGGCCGCCGGCATCCGCGAACGTGTCGAGGGCCTCGGGCTCGGCGCCGACGACTACCTGACCAAGCCGTTCGCGTTCGCGGAGCTCGTTGCCCGGCTGCAGGCCCTGTCCCGCCGGTCCGTGGCGGCGCTCCCACCGGTGCTGGAACAGGACGGCATTGTGCTGGACGTGACCCGGCACACCGCCTCGCGCGACGGTCTGGCCCTGTCCCTGTCGCCGAAGGAGTACGCCGTCCTGCACGTCCTCCTGCGCGCCGAAGGCCGGGTGGTCAGCGCGGAAGACCTGCTCGAACAGGCCTGGGACGAGAACACCGACCCCTTCACCAACACCGTACGCACGACGGTCATGACGTTGCGCCGCAAGCTGGGCGACCCGCCCGTCCTGCACACCGTGGCCCGCATCGGCTACCGGCTCGGAGAATGA